From one Geoalkalibacter halelectricus genomic stretch:
- a CDS encoding OprO/OprP family phosphate-selective porin has translation MKHAKSLFALILTAALAAPVAAPAADGDPAHRLEQRLAELEEALGLAQAEKEESSGIRIGGAVRVQYSYTDWDAGSRERGGDFNFDTFRLNLDGEIKDMILSAEYRFYPSDDWHAPKHAWIGYNFTDDLQGQIGVHQVPFGLLPYASHNFWFSGAYYVGLEDDYDMGIKFLYNQGPWDLALAFYKNEELGNAGNAGRYSVDVISNADGGFAGAQPAGNRETNQFNLRLAHTLDHGALGTTELGGSGQWGQLYNSGTGKTGDHWAGALHLNGNYGRWNLQLQWARYDNSPKNPEGFDNDIITMGAYSFSWGVPAKADIAIANLAYTQPVNWGPISSLTFYSDNTLIEPDKDRFNSIWQNVLGCMIAAGPVFTYVDVISGKNMIFSGGDMVGGAGNEGRTTRVNVNFGYYF, from the coding sequence ATGAAACACGCGAAAAGTCTGTTCGCCCTGATTCTGACCGCTGCCCTGGCGGCGCCCGTGGCGGCACCGGCCGCGGACGGCGATCCCGCCCACCGCCTCGAACAACGCCTCGCCGAACTTGAAGAAGCCCTTGGACTGGCTCAGGCTGAGAAAGAAGAGAGCAGCGGCATCCGCATCGGCGGTGCCGTGCGCGTACAGTACAGCTACACCGACTGGGACGCCGGCAGCCGCGAGCGCGGCGGCGATTTCAATTTCGACACGTTCCGCCTCAACCTCGACGGCGAAATCAAGGACATGATCCTCTCCGCCGAATACCGTTTTTACCCTTCCGACGACTGGCACGCGCCCAAGCACGCCTGGATCGGTTATAACTTCACCGACGACCTGCAAGGCCAGATCGGCGTGCATCAGGTGCCCTTCGGCCTGCTGCCCTATGCCAGCCACAATTTCTGGTTCAGCGGCGCCTATTATGTCGGACTCGAAGACGACTACGACATGGGGATCAAGTTCCTCTACAATCAGGGCCCCTGGGATCTGGCCCTGGCCTTCTACAAAAACGAAGAACTCGGCAATGCCGGCAACGCCGGACGCTACTCGGTGGACGTGATCAGCAACGCCGACGGCGGCTTTGCCGGAGCACAGCCCGCCGGCAATCGCGAGACCAACCAGTTCAACCTGCGCCTCGCCCACACTCTCGACCACGGCGCCTTGGGTACCACCGAATTGGGCGGCAGCGGCCAGTGGGGTCAGCTCTACAACAGCGGCACCGGCAAGACCGGCGACCATTGGGCCGGCGCCCTGCACCTCAACGGCAACTACGGGCGCTGGAACCTGCAATTGCAGTGGGCGCGCTATGACAATAGCCCCAAAAACCCGGAAGGCTTCGACAACGACATTATCACCATGGGCGCCTACAGCTTCTCCTGGGGCGTCCCGGCCAAAGCCGACATCGCCATCGCCAACCTGGCCTACACTCAGCCCGTCAACTGGGGTCCCATCAGCAGCCTGACCTTCTACTCGGACAACACCCTCATCGAGCCCGACAAGGATCGCTTCAACAGCATCTGGCAAAACGTGTTGGGCTGCATGATCGCTGCCGGTCCGGTGTTCACCTATGTGGATGTCATCTCCGGCAAGAACATGATCTTCAGCGGCGGCGACATGGTTGGCGGCGCCGGTAATGAGGGGCGCACCACGCGCGTCAACGTCAATTTCGGTTATTATTTCTAG
- a CDS encoding quaternary amine ABC transporter ATP-binding protein, with protein MEASGNPAKITVDKVFKIFGRDPKRGVKMLAEGLGKEAILEKARLTVGVDDASFDVAEGELLVVMGLSGSGKSTLLRCINRLIEPTAGRVLIDGVDITTLDDEQLRRLRMKKFGMVFQRFALLPHRSVLQNTEFGLEIQNIEPAVREDKAREALKLVGLAGWEESLPDELSGGMQQRVGLARALAVDPDILLMDEAFSALDPLIRREMQDELLSLQSRMKKTILFITHDLDEALKLGDRIVIMKDGRIVQIGTPEDILTNPATDYVEKFVEDVNLAKVLTARSVMHKASTVTLGKDGPKTALRKMKEVGISGLLVVDRERRLVGRVTADDASRLAGEGGKELADIVQRDVAQVLPDAPLSEIFAIENFPVAVVDEDGRLEGIIIRGALLAAMAERSNES; from the coding sequence ATGGAAGCGAGCGGCAATCCCGCGAAAATCACCGTCGATAAGGTTTTCAAAATTTTCGGGCGCGATCCCAAGCGCGGCGTCAAGATGCTCGCCGAGGGGCTCGGCAAAGAAGCCATCCTTGAGAAGGCACGCCTCACCGTGGGAGTCGACGATGCCTCTTTCGATGTGGCCGAGGGCGAGCTGCTGGTGGTCATGGGGCTCTCCGGCAGCGGCAAATCCACTCTGCTGCGCTGCATCAACCGTCTCATCGAGCCCACCGCAGGGCGGGTTCTCATCGACGGCGTCGATATCACCACCCTGGACGACGAGCAATTGCGTCGTTTGCGCATGAAAAAATTCGGCATGGTGTTTCAGCGCTTTGCCCTGCTGCCGCACCGTAGCGTGCTGCAAAATACCGAGTTCGGCCTGGAAATCCAGAATATCGAACCGGCTGTACGTGAGGACAAGGCGCGTGAAGCGCTCAAGCTGGTGGGCCTGGCCGGCTGGGAGGAATCACTGCCCGATGAGCTCTCCGGCGGCATGCAGCAGCGCGTCGGCCTGGCCCGCGCCCTGGCGGTCGATCCGGATATTCTGCTCATGGACGAAGCCTTCAGCGCCTTGGACCCCCTGATTCGGCGCGAGATGCAGGATGAGCTGCTCTCCCTGCAGAGCCGCATGAAGAAAACCATTTTGTTCATCACCCATGATCTCGATGAGGCCCTCAAGCTGGGTGATCGCATCGTCATCATGAAAGACGGGCGCATCGTGCAGATCGGCACCCCTGAGGACATCCTCACCAATCCGGCCACCGATTACGTGGAAAAGTTCGTCGAAGACGTCAACCTGGCCAAGGTGCTCACCGCCCGCTCGGTCATGCACAAGGCCTCCACCGTAACCCTGGGCAAGGACGGCCCTAAGACGGCCCTGCGCAAAATGAAGGAAGTCGGCATCTCCGGCCTGCTGGTTGTCGACCGCGAGCGGCGCCTGGTGGGACGGGTGACGGCCGACGATGCATCGCGGCTGGCCGGTGAAGGCGGCAAGGAGCTCGCCGATATCGTTCAGCGCGACGTGGCACAGGTGCTGCCCGATGCGCCGCTCAGCGAAATCTTCGCCATTGAAAATTTCCCGGTGGCCGTGGTGGATGAGGACGGGCGCCTGGAGGGCATCATCATTCGCGGTGCGCTGCTCGCCGCCATGGCGGAAAGGAGCAACGAGTCATGA
- a CDS encoding DEAD/DEAH box helicase, producing MNLSLTPTGHLIALESSDGAETHFGADRFARAFSQSQSAGIIALAGGRASSDWPLSWAYWRDFGSRYLLSLCRLQPSSAKLEPIPPPDPAALASLTLGIPPMPGAEYCTPEALASIWVDLDAWARDAVARNPEGFAGFLHEHAPLWRQVGRVCFHLAENKNDSEFPFAFMATYIPRLGKNARAQHLPLSQALREYAGTDNREALLRLLEPVHEAGTRCAWVQELLESSDIYHPLAWTPEEAYSMLKDVPALEESGLVVRLPDWWAKRPRPRVQVSIGSKVGETLSAKALLDFKMQLTLDGADLTPEEIAALTQAGEGLAFLRGKWVEVDGEKLRQALDQWRRVEAEAGDDGLSFVEGMRLLAGARRDLSGSDPTLDETGWAFVEAGERLREILAGIRDPSRLAAVQTRERLHATLRPYQQTGVNWLWFLSELGLGACLADDMGLGKTIQVISLLLAQKDRKAEATPSLLVLPASLLSNWKSEIERFAPSLKVVCAHPSEAERSELERIAADPAAALSSVDAVLATYGMLQRMEWIGRQRWNLIVLDEAQAIKNPVTKQARAVKSLRGRARIALTGTPVENRLSDLWSLFDFTCPGLLGTAPRFKQFVSSLEKDEPPSYAPLRTLVQPYILRRLKTDRSVINDLPEKVETTAWCGLSKVQARLYGQAVKELAQALEEQGEGIKRRGLILSTLMRFKQICNHPGQALGDGDYTPERSGKFERLRDLAEEIASRQEKVLVFTQFREMTAPIAAFLAGVFGRPGLVLHGGTPVAERKKLVDRFQHEDGPPFFVLSLKAGGSGLNLTAAAHVVHFDRWWNPAVENQATDRAFRIGQKRNVMVHKFVCKGTVEEKIDALIRSKAGLAQELLEGAETLLTEMDDEALLKMVALDLEKVRI from the coding sequence TTGAATCTCTCCCTCACCCCCACCGGCCATCTGATCGCGCTTGAAAGTTCCGACGGCGCCGAAACTCACTTCGGCGCCGATCGATTCGCCCGGGCTTTTTCGCAGTCGCAATCCGCCGGAATCATCGCTTTGGCCGGTGGCAGGGCTTCGTCCGACTGGCCCCTTTCCTGGGCCTATTGGCGCGACTTCGGTAGCCGATACCTCCTTTCGCTTTGCCGTCTTCAACCCTCCTCCGCAAAGCTGGAGCCAATCCCGCCCCCCGATCCCGCCGCCCTCGCCTCCCTGACCTTAGGCATCCCGCCGATGCCGGGGGCCGAGTACTGCACCCCCGAAGCCCTGGCTTCCATCTGGGTCGACCTCGACGCCTGGGCACGAGACGCCGTCGCCCGCAACCCCGAGGGGTTCGCCGGATTTCTGCATGAACATGCCCCTCTGTGGCGGCAGGTGGGGCGGGTATGCTTTCACCTGGCGGAGAACAAGAACGACTCCGAATTCCCCTTCGCCTTCATGGCGACCTACATTCCGCGCCTCGGCAAGAACGCCCGCGCCCAGCACCTCCCCTTGAGTCAGGCGCTTCGCGAGTATGCCGGCACCGACAACCGCGAGGCGCTCTTGCGCCTTCTGGAACCGGTTCACGAGGCGGGCACCCGCTGCGCGTGGGTGCAGGAACTCCTGGAAAGCAGCGACATCTACCACCCCCTGGCCTGGACACCCGAGGAGGCGTACTCGATGTTGAAGGACGTTCCCGCCCTGGAGGAGAGCGGCCTCGTGGTGCGTCTTCCGGACTGGTGGGCAAAGCGCCCCCGTCCCCGCGTGCAGGTCTCCATCGGATCGAAGGTCGGCGAAACCCTTTCGGCCAAGGCCCTCCTCGATTTCAAGATGCAGCTCACCCTCGACGGCGCCGACCTCACTCCGGAGGAGATCGCGGCGCTGACGCAGGCGGGCGAGGGGCTGGCGTTTCTGCGGGGAAAGTGGGTCGAAGTCGACGGCGAAAAACTGCGTCAAGCCCTCGACCAGTGGCGGCGCGTCGAAGCCGAGGCGGGGGACGACGGGCTCTCCTTCGTGGAGGGGATGCGGCTTCTGGCCGGCGCCCGGCGGGACCTTTCGGGGAGCGACCCGACGCTCGATGAGACGGGGTGGGCCTTCGTGGAGGCCGGAGAGCGGCTGCGCGAGATCCTCGCAGGGATACGCGACCCCTCTCGGCTCGCCGCCGTTCAGACGAGGGAGCGGCTGCACGCGACGCTGCGCCCCTATCAGCAGACGGGCGTCAACTGGCTGTGGTTCCTCTCGGAGCTCGGACTGGGGGCATGCCTGGCCGACGACATGGGGCTGGGTAAAACGATCCAGGTCATCTCCCTTTTGCTGGCGCAAAAAGACAGAAAGGCGGAGGCGACGCCAAGCCTCCTGGTGCTGCCGGCCTCGCTTTTGTCCAACTGGAAGAGCGAGATCGAGCGCTTCGCGCCCTCCCTCAAGGTCGTCTGCGCTCACCCCTCGGAGGCAGAGCGATCGGAGCTGGAGCGCATCGCCGCCGACCCCGCCGCCGCGCTGTCCTCCGTCGATGCGGTGCTGGCCACCTACGGCATGCTCCAGCGCATGGAGTGGATCGGCAGGCAGCGCTGGAACCTGATCGTGCTCGACGAGGCCCAGGCGATCAAAAACCCCGTTACGAAGCAGGCAAGGGCCGTCAAGTCGCTCCGCGGCAGGGCGCGCATCGCCCTGACCGGCACCCCGGTCGAGAACCGCCTCTCCGATCTCTGGTCGCTCTTCGACTTCACCTGCCCTGGCCTTCTCGGCACGGCGCCCCGCTTCAAGCAGTTCGTCTCCTCCCTGGAGAAGGACGAACCGCCGTCGTACGCGCCGCTGCGCACACTGGTGCAGCCCTACATCCTGCGTCGCCTCAAGACCGACCGTAGCGTCATCAACGATCTCCCCGAAAAAGTCGAGACCACGGCCTGGTGCGGCCTCTCCAAGGTGCAGGCTCGCCTTTACGGCCAAGCGGTGAAGGAGCTGGCGCAGGCACTTGAAGAGCAGGGCGAGGGGATCAAACGTCGCGGACTGATCCTCTCGACGCTGATGCGGTTCAAGCAGATCTGCAACCACCCCGGCCAGGCGCTGGGGGACGGCGACTACACGCCGGAGCGCAGCGGCAAGTTCGAGCGCCTGCGGGATCTGGCCGAAGAGATCGCCTCACGCCAGGAAAAGGTCCTGGTCTTTACCCAGTTCAGGGAGATGACCGCTCCGATCGCCGCCTTCCTCGCCGGGGTGTTCGGCCGCCCCGGCCTGGTGCTGCACGGCGGCACCCCAGTGGCCGAGCGCAAGAAGCTGGTCGACCGCTTCCAGCACGAGGATGGACCGCCCTTCTTCGTCCTCTCCCTCAAGGCCGGCGGTTCGGGGCTGAATCTGACCGCCGCCGCCCACGTCGTCCATTTCGACCGCTGGTGGAATCCGGCGGTGGAGAATCAGGCGACCGACCGCGCCTTCCGCATCGGCCAGAAAAGAAATGTGATGGTGCACAAGTTCGTCTGCAAGGGGACGGTAGAAGAGAAAATCGACGCCCTGATCCGCTCCAAGGCGGGATTGGCGCAGGAGCTGCTGGAAGGGGCCGAGACTCTGCTGACCGAGATGGATGACGAGGCGTTGTTGAAGATGGTGGCGCTCGACCTGGAGAAGGTGCGGATATGA
- a CDS encoding ABC transporter permease, which translates to MTMPLPRIPIGDFLETIIDFLTLNFAFITRAISRTMETGIDLLVAGLMFFPPWVLILAFTALAWWLAGRRAGILTLVGFALIWNMALWASMISTLALVLIATAIAVTIGLPLGILAALFAPMHRATMPVLDFMQTMPAFVYLIPAIPFFGLGPVSAIFSTVIFAMPPAIRLTCLGIQQVPRDLVEAADAFGANRMQKLVKLQIPLAKPTIMAGINQTIMLSLSMVVIAAMIGARGLGSDVWRAIQRFEPGNGFEAGLGVVILAMALDRITQKVGGRKKV; encoded by the coding sequence ATGACTATGCCGCTGCCGCGCATTCCCATCGGTGATTTTCTGGAAACCATCATCGATTTCCTGACCCTCAATTTCGCGTTCATCACCCGGGCCATCTCACGCACCATGGAGACAGGCATTGACTTGCTGGTGGCCGGACTGATGTTTTTTCCGCCCTGGGTGCTGATCCTGGCGTTCACTGCACTGGCCTGGTGGCTGGCCGGACGTCGCGCCGGGATATTGACCCTGGTCGGCTTCGCGCTGATCTGGAATATGGCCCTGTGGGCGTCCATGATCTCGACCCTGGCGCTGGTGCTGATCGCCACGGCCATTGCCGTCACCATCGGCTTGCCCCTGGGCATTCTCGCCGCCCTGTTTGCGCCCATGCACCGCGCGACCATGCCGGTGCTCGATTTCATGCAGACCATGCCGGCCTTTGTCTATCTGATCCCGGCCATTCCCTTTTTCGGTCTGGGTCCGGTGTCGGCGATTTTCTCCACCGTTATTTTCGCCATGCCGCCCGCCATTCGCCTGACCTGCCTGGGCATTCAGCAGGTGCCGCGTGATCTGGTGGAGGCGGCGGATGCCTTTGGCGCCAATCGCATGCAGAAGCTGGTGAAGCTGCAGATCCCCCTGGCCAAGCCGACCATCATGGCGGGGATCAACCAGACCATCATGCTCTCGCTGTCCATGGTGGTGATCGCCGCCATGATCGGCGCCCGCGGACTGGGCAGCGATGTGTGGCGCGCTATTCAGCGTTTTGAGCCGGGCAACGGCTTTGAAGCTGGCCTGGGGGTGGTCATCCTGGCCATGGCTCTGGACCGCATAACGCAAAAGGTTGGTGGTCGCAAGAAAGTGTGA
- a CDS encoding very short patch repair endonuclease — translation MSDVFSKEKRSWLMSRISGRDTKPEIAVRRILHAMGYRFRLHVRQIPGNPDIVLPRHRKVVFVHGCFWHGHAGCPRSKRPSTNVGFWNAKIDANMARDERAVRGLVGDGWRVLVIWECETRMQDQLIEKLSEFMRDKENN, via the coding sequence ATGTCTGATGTCTTCAGCAAGGAGAAAAGAAGTTGGCTCATGTCGCGAATTTCAGGACGGGATACGAAGCCTGAAATAGCCGTTCGCAGAATTCTTCACGCTATGGGATACCGCTTCCGATTGCACGTACGGCAGATTCCGGGAAATCCCGATATCGTCCTGCCTCGGCATCGTAAGGTTGTTTTCGTACATGGATGTTTTTGGCACGGCCATGCTGGATGTCCCCGATCGAAGCGTCCCTCCACGAATGTCGGCTTCTGGAATGCAAAGATCGATGCCAATATGGCTCGCGACGAGAGGGCTGTTCGTGGGCTTGTAGGCGACGGCTGGAGGGTTCTCGTTATTTGGGAATGTGAGACGAGAATGCAGGACCAATTGATTGAAAAACTATCCGAGTTCATGAGGGATAAGGAAAATAATTGA
- a CDS encoding DNA cytosine methyltransferase: MYVARVHGTITEKRVRPRLIDLFCGAGGMTLGFTKLTGHNFEPVWANDFNDHAGKTYNENFGNHCIVGDIVDILEDPATVIPQADVVIGGPPCQGFSLLNKFRDGDPRKQLWRPFMEVVKRSGASVFVMENVPQLLGSFEHGEIVEVARTMGFTLRSAKLCAADYGVPQTRWRAFIIGCRFADPGRVFPPKKTNFSPKNGYRKAFSEEFDVYISDPAPWRTVRDAIEDLPKPVGTEIRTMPPPLDLHFGRKPTAKSLERYKAIPEEGMNRFDLQRRAPHLTPDCWIRKTSGGTDLFGRLWWDRSSVTIRTEFFKPEKGRYLHPVQNRPITHREAARLQSFPDDFKFVGSKIEIAKQIGNAVPPALAARIADCVYALILSKGMLECLMSSARRKEVGSCREFQDGIRSLK, from the coding sequence ATTTACGTCGCTCGCGTCCATGGGACAATCACCGAGAAGCGGGTTCGGCCTCGTTTGATCGATCTGTTTTGCGGTGCCGGCGGCATGACCCTCGGGTTCACAAAGTTAACGGGCCACAATTTCGAGCCCGTGTGGGCTAATGATTTCAACGACCATGCAGGAAAGACCTACAATGAAAATTTCGGTAATCACTGCATAGTCGGAGATATCGTAGATATTCTTGAAGATCCCGCCACTGTTATCCCTCAGGCTGATGTTGTTATCGGCGGCCCCCCCTGTCAGGGATTCAGCCTCCTTAACAAGTTTCGGGACGGTGATCCGCGAAAGCAACTTTGGCGCCCTTTTATGGAAGTGGTTAAGCGCTCGGGTGCATCAGTCTTTGTCATGGAAAATGTACCTCAGCTTTTAGGTTCATTCGAGCACGGGGAGATTGTTGAGGTCGCGCGAACGATGGGTTTTACCCTTCGTTCGGCAAAATTGTGCGCTGCTGATTATGGTGTACCGCAAACGCGCTGGCGCGCATTTATCATCGGGTGTAGGTTCGCAGATCCTGGCCGCGTTTTTCCCCCGAAGAAGACGAACTTCAGTCCGAAGAACGGATATAGGAAGGCCTTTTCAGAGGAGTTCGATGTTTATATCTCCGATCCTGCCCCCTGGCGGACAGTCCGTGATGCAATTGAGGATTTGCCGAAGCCGGTAGGCACGGAAATCAGGACCATGCCGCCGCCTTTGGATCTACATTTCGGCCGAAAACCGACCGCTAAAAGTCTTGAGCGCTATAAGGCAATTCCCGAGGAGGGAATGAACCGTTTCGACCTGCAAAGGAGGGCACCGCATCTGACTCCCGATTGCTGGATTCGGAAAACCTCGGGAGGGACCGATCTCTTCGGGCGTCTTTGGTGGGACCGGTCGTCCGTCACTATTCGAACGGAATTCTTCAAGCCTGAAAAGGGCCGGTACCTGCATCCTGTGCAAAACCGCCCGATAACGCACCGGGAGGCGGCACGTCTTCAGTCCTTTCCCGATGATTTCAAATTCGTCGGCTCCAAGATAGAGATAGCGAAACAGATCGGAAACGCAGTTCCGCCCGCTTTGGCAGCACGCATTGCGGACTGTGTTTATGCTCTCATCCTTTCAAAAGGCATGCTGGAATGTCTGATGTCTTCAGCAAGGAGAAAAGAAGTTGGCTCATGTCGCGAATTTCAGGACGGGATACGAAGCCTGAAATAG
- a CDS encoding antitoxin, whose protein sequence is MSRLSIDVTEQQHQTLKALAALEGKTIKQYALERLFPPHIGEEQAAYELKSLLSQRLAEARRDELAEGSISDIADDLLKRNRTK, encoded by the coding sequence ATGAGCCGCTTATCCATCGATGTCACCGAACAGCAGCACCAGACCCTTAAAGCCCTGGCCGCACTGGAAGGAAAAACCATCAAGCAGTACGCCCTCGAACGCCTGTTCCCACCGCATATTGGGGAAGAGCAGGCTGCTTACGAACTAAAAAGCCTGCTTTCCCAACGGTTGGCGGAAGCTCGTCGTGATGAATTGGCTGAAGGGAGCATCAGCGATATCGCCGATGATCTGCTGAAGCGCAATCGAACCAAATGA
- a CDS encoding HNH endonuclease: MGRRSRRDKPEELRQNLVELLSNFENKLKHDDLRQQVRGLIPVFNTLRDLGSSILPDGESGRDRILLYLRKYPYVHLNGQELMVVSGIDDWARRVRELRVEHGWKILTGVTAKEIVRDAEEVDSLPNGAGLPKMKPDDYILLDERQDREAAHRWKSANRIRKLSLNVQDKILLFLKENIGNEISGEELRYVAKNKSEWARRVRELRTEEGWPVLTKTTGMPELPIGIYVLVSDRQSPKEDRAVKDALRREVFVRDGYECRDCKWTPHQWNRSDPRNLEAHHEKPHAEGGATKKENLITLCNICHDDRHRKRGLLAIPSG; encoded by the coding sequence TTGGGACGTCGATCCAGGCGAGACAAGCCGGAAGAACTTCGGCAAAACTTGGTCGAGTTGTTGTCGAATTTCGAAAATAAGCTGAAGCATGACGATCTACGACAGCAGGTCAGAGGGCTCATCCCGGTGTTCAACACCTTGCGGGATCTCGGGAGTTCCATTTTACCGGACGGCGAATCGGGGCGGGATCGTATCCTTCTGTATCTGCGCAAATACCCGTATGTGCACCTCAACGGGCAGGAGTTAATGGTCGTTTCAGGAATTGATGACTGGGCGAGGCGGGTACGAGAACTCAGGGTAGAGCATGGATGGAAGATACTTACGGGGGTAACGGCTAAGGAGATCGTGCGGGATGCCGAGGAAGTTGATTCTCTCCCGAACGGCGCCGGACTTCCGAAAATGAAGCCGGATGACTACATTCTCTTAGATGAGAGGCAGGACCGTGAGGCCGCTCATAGGTGGAAATCAGCTAACAGAATCCGAAAACTTTCTCTGAACGTTCAGGATAAAATTCTCCTTTTTCTGAAAGAGAACATCGGCAATGAGATTTCCGGGGAGGAACTCCGGTATGTCGCCAAAAACAAATCCGAGTGGGCGAGAAGGGTCCGGGAATTGAGAACGGAAGAAGGCTGGCCGGTATTGACAAAAACGACCGGGATGCCGGAACTGCCGATCGGTATCTATGTGCTCGTAAGTGACCGACAATCGCCGAAGGAGGACCGGGCGGTGAAGGATGCCCTTCGGCGCGAGGTCTTTGTTAGGGATGGATACGAGTGCCGCGATTGCAAATGGACACCGCATCAGTGGAATCGCAGCGATCCGCGAAACTTGGAAGCTCACCATGAGAAGCCGCATGCAGAGGGGGGCGCAACAAAGAAGGAGAATCTCATTACCCTATGCAACATCTGTCATGATGATCGGCATCGGAAAAGAGGGCTCCTCGCTATTCCGAGTGGGTAA
- a CDS encoding ISL3 family transposase, protein MNPESLFAVALGITPPWEVEGIEFSKESKRLDIKIGFRRGATFACPVCGADAPAYDTNEKTWRHLNFFQYEAYLTARVPRVKCPNAGCGVKQVQVPWARPGAGFTLLFEALVMALVREMPVKAAAALLGEHDTRIWRVLDHYVQSARAQEDHSEVKRVGIDETSARRGQDYISLFFDLDLRRLLFGTEGKGHETVKAFAEDLKAHKGDPANVTAACIDMSKAFIKGVNAALPNAEITFDPFHLIKHMNDALSQVRAEEARLYPEMMKGSRYAFLKNPENLTEKQDETLTRLCNYRLKTARAYLIKLALQDVYFATTREDAQGRLKAWYSWAIRSQIDQIKTVARTIKNHWNGILTWFDSKLSNGFLEAVNGLIQAAKRRARGYRTTKNLINMAYLIAGKLDFRLPT, encoded by the coding sequence ATGAATCCTGAATCGTTGTTCGCTGTGGCCCTTGGCATCACTCCCCCCTGGGAGGTGGAGGGTATCGAATTTTCTAAGGAATCCAAGCGTCTTGATATCAAGATTGGCTTTCGTCGGGGCGCGACCTTCGCCTGCCCTGTCTGTGGTGCGGACGCTCCAGCCTACGACACTAACGAGAAGACCTGGCGACATCTGAACTTCTTTCAGTATGAGGCCTACCTGACCGCCCGTGTGCCTCGGGTGAAGTGCCCCAATGCCGGTTGTGGAGTGAAGCAGGTTCAGGTTCCTTGGGCACGGCCCGGCGCCGGGTTTACGCTTCTTTTCGAGGCACTGGTCATGGCTCTGGTTCGAGAGATGCCGGTCAAGGCGGCAGCGGCTCTGCTAGGCGAGCACGACACACGCATCTGGCGGGTTCTCGATCATTACGTCCAAAGCGCCCGCGCGCAAGAGGATCATTCGGAGGTTAAGCGCGTCGGCATTGACGAAACCTCCGCCAGACGAGGCCAGGACTACATCTCCCTCTTCTTTGATCTGGATCTGCGGCGACTTCTGTTCGGGACCGAGGGCAAGGGTCATGAGACCGTCAAGGCCTTCGCGGAGGATCTCAAGGCCCACAAGGGAGATCCCGCGAACGTCACCGCAGCCTGTATCGATATGTCCAAGGCCTTCATCAAGGGGGTGAACGCAGCCCTTCCCAACGCCGAGATCACCTTTGATCCGTTCCACCTGATTAAGCACATGAACGACGCTCTGAGCCAAGTACGAGCGGAAGAGGCCCGGCTCTATCCGGAGATGATGAAAGGCAGCCGTTATGCCTTTCTGAAGAACCCGGAAAACTTGACCGAGAAACAGGATGAAACCTTGACCCGGCTCTGCAACTACCGGCTCAAGACGGCTAGGGCCTATCTCATCAAACTGGCCCTACAGGATGTCTACTTCGCCACCACCCGCGAGGATGCCCAAGGACGGCTTAAGGCCTGGTATAGCTGGGCGATCCGAAGCCAGATTGACCAAATCAAGACAGTCGCCAGGACGATTAAAAACCACTGGAACGGGATCCTGACCTGGTTCGACAGCAAGCTTTCCAACGGGTTTCTCGAAGCCGTCAACGGGCTCATTCAGGCTGCCAAACGGAGAGCCCGGGGGTATCGCACCACCAAGAACCTGATCAACATGGCTTACCTCATTGCCGGAAAGCTTGATTTCAGGCTACCCACTTGA